ggggttggactggatggcccatgaggtctcttccaactctactattctatgattctataagaatcTCTACTCAGTCctgggaacccactgggtgaccttgggcaggtcacattcTCCCAGACTCAGAGTGAAGCAAAGGCTAAATATTATTTGAACAAATCTGGTAAGGAAACCCCATGAGAGCCTTAGTGTTGTTGCCTgttagaaatgacctgaaggcacacagtaatGAGTTAATATCCCTCATGAAGAAGGAAGAGCACCTTAAAGCCCAATTAATCAGCATGAGAGTCTTGGGGACCTCAACTCATTTCTTCAGATGCCTGGACATCTTATGAGGAGGTGGGCTGAACTCCACAACAGCTCATGCGGAAATAAGTGTGAGTGTCTATGTGTGTCTagatttgggttccatctccaagaaagCTCATTATGTGTATAAATtcattatgtgtatatatgcaaattccaaaatatttccagactacattctacagtgtggaccaggcatgggcaaacttcggctctccaggtgttttggacttgaactctcacaattcctaacagcctaccagctgttagaaatcgtgtaagttgaagtccaaaacacctggagggctgaagtttgcccacgcctggtttAGCACCAAAAACATGCTTTTTCAGACCCGGGGGAACCTGTGACCAGTACAGCTGCAACGTATAtacatattacatataatattgataatattatgatgtaatacaattatactaataataatacaatacaatatattagatgtaatattactaataatattaccgtataatgatatagtacaatatagaaatttaatgcttatattgtgctatgctaataatatattgtatgtacatttgatttgtaagctactcagagtccccttcggggtgagaagggtgggatataaatgtactaaataaataaatgtgttcttTCTCCCCCATTTCCTCAGATACAAGTCCCTACCGTTTCTGCTCTGGCTGCTTACACACattctcacacacaaacacacacttacTGTGGACACACGTGATGTGTTCTTCCCGCAGAGGGCTGTGCTGGGCGGCCTTCTCGGCGAGTCTCTCCTGCCCGCTTTCAATGGCCGGCTCTGCCTGCTGGGCCCCGGCTTCCAGCCTCATTCCGGCAGGGTCCAGCAGCCTCTCTTTGTCCCGGGGGCCTTGGAAGAGCTCCTCGGCCGCACGGCCTCCGATGCTGCAGACGTTGCTGATGAGGATGGTGGCATCCGTGACTCCCGGGAGGGAGCACAAGTCGCCGTCGGGAGCCAGGGAGGAAAAGCCGTTGGGAAGGGCATCCAAGGGGCCTGCAAGCAAGAAGAGGGGGCACAAAAGACAAGTTTCAATACCAGAAAGAATGCCCCATGGATGAGGAGGGGGGACGGGGATGGTTTGAATTCTGTTGTTCCAGAGACTAGGATACAATGGAGGAACGGATTCAAATTCCatgaaaagggattccacctaaacattaggaagaacttcctgacgtaAGAACTGTTTTGACCATGGAATTCATTGCTTCCTGAGAGAGCTGTGGAGTTTGGAAAttcttaaacagagattggatggccatctgttgtaaagACTTTGATTTCTGCgtagaagaagggggttggactggacagcccttGAAGTTCTCCTCCAATTCTAGGGTTCTATGCTTCTAGGCAGATGACAGAGACCATAGAGTCAAGGAGGGCTTGGAATGAACCccaaatataattatttatttattatttatttactacatttatatcccgctcttctcatcccggaggggactcagagcggcttacaaatcattaaattgctatattgtactatatcattatatggtattattattagtaatattacatttaatatataatataattaatattattatattatattattagtataactttttacattataatattataatcaatattataagtatatacaatatattataaatttataaattattgtgtgtgtgacagcctgtttccccgaaactaagagtgtcttatattaaattttgctcccaaagatgtgctaggtcttattttcaggggatgtcttatttttccatgaaaaataattcacatttattgttgacaaaaaaaagaacatttatcatacagtagttgtcatcacaaaccagcataatcagacaaactgtgaatcctatcaagaatgtgttactaccattatttccatgtacaacaatctatggtatgtacatttactgatcctgcatgctctggtattgtgtttggcgggcatgcttccaaacaaaaactttgctaggtcttacttttgggggaggtcttatatttagcaattcagcaaaacctctactaggtctttttttcagaggatgtcttattttcgaggaaatagtttatatatgtaaattagcatagcatgttgctatggcacaggagacaagatgtaactattttcctggctctcaggttggtatgatgtcttcctgccccccacccccaatcaTGGCCGCATGGTCTTATTAAAAACAAGATGCTGCCCTTACCCAGAAATCTGACTTGACTGAGGGCATTGACTCCACAGAGAGGCCCCTTCCCCCCCAAGCAGAGGGTCTTCCCCAGATCAACTCACTTGGATCCTCCTAATGGAAAAAGTGAGGCTGCCAAGTCCTATAGGTCACTACTCAAACAGTGGGTCTCAACCATGAATGGGGTCCCCTTCATCCCGAAaagtttggcaacagtaaaaattTTCTGAACATAATGTAgtgttcagacaggcctttgagcCTGTGTAATCTGGCCAGCTCAATGACCCACCGATTGTGCTACTTTGCACTTCATTATTGCAAATAGCCAGCTTATTCAGATTCTAatgcattttaggaaatttttataatttttacaattttactgggattttacgtgtattgtttttatacttatgtcatgTATTCATTCTTGAGCACTGTGTATTGTGGTTTATAGGTGACACTACAGTGTTTCTGTGAggcgccccaagtcccctttattattctttatttattattataatgtttaaGATATTTAGGCGAATCTGTTGCACAGGGTTTGCAGAAgacgcttcagctgtacttcataaaaaggaaaaccagccagTTCAGCAAGCCTTGCCAATGCTTATTTCTTATCAGTATATATTTGGGTTTCATacctatttcatatatatatatatatacacacacacacacacacacacacacacatacatactgaaAAATCTATTCCCAAAGGGCAGGCATGAGAAAACTACAGCCctccagcttaagcggctgagggggaaaaggaaagggcctgaggctgttaccagctgttaggaattgtgggagttgaagtccaaaacacctagagagccaAGGTTTTTCCATGCCTACCATAGAGAATAAGCATCTAAGCAAAAAGAGGCCAAAATGTCCCTCTGATCCTCAGGCAATGACTGAGGATCAGACCTTGATGACATCAGTGAAACCCCCTAAAAGCCCTCTACTCCTGGCCTCGCTTTGTTAATAGTATACAACAAGTCCGGAGGTTTACCTCGGTCTCCATCCAGGCTGAGCTCTGCCTCTCCGGCCTTCCGGCTCCGGGGTGAGGCCGGGGTTCCTCCCGTGGGGAACTTGAGCATGGCGTCCGTCTCATCTTCGTCCATCTCCATGCTTCCCGGGTCCCTGTCAAAACTGACCCTCTGCAGCTCTACATACTGAGGGTAAGAGGCAGTGTCCTCCATCAATGCCCCCAGGAGGCCGAGGCGAGGGGTCTGAGGCCCGGATGAAGGCGCGGGGAAGGCGCCGTCCAAGCCGTAGTCCAAGTGGGGCTCAGAGGGAGGGTGGGGCTTGAAGGGGCGGGGCCGGCGCTTAGCTCCGCCCTGGCAGTCCTCTTCCCCGACTAAGGGGCAGCTCTTCTTGTAGAGAGGGAGGTGGTCGTCGTCCGGCTGCGACCCTGGGGAAAGGGACAAGGAGGACCGAGCCCGCTTTGTCCCCGGCCGGCGACGTGCCTTGGAAGCCATCTTGCCCCAGAGCTTCCAATGGAAAGCGAAGGAGGAGCTTTTGGAATAGAGGAGCATCCGGAAGGCTTGCAGGGCTCTCTGGCGCCGACGGCGGGAGCCGTGCCGCCTCAAGGTGCCTCCGAGCAGTGCCGGGCGCCCCCGGGAATTGGCCCCCGCCTTCACTTCGAAGGGCCAGGCCCGGCCCCCGCTACGGGCCACTTTCCCCCTGCTGCCGGATTTGTTTGGAGTAGAGTTAGACGCACCGCCTGCCACACCCCAGCCGGACATGCAGGGGAGCCCCCACTTCCCTTTGTCTTCCTCGTCGCTGCCGGAGGACATGGGGCCGAATCCTGGAGACTGTTTGCTTGCGTAGGCCAACCGACGGTTGCCCTCAAAACAGCCGCCACCGCCGCGGCGTTTGGGCTCTGGTTGGCCCCATTCCTGGGAAGGACGGCAGATCTTGTCCCGGTGGCCCAATGCGTCATGAAGGCCAGGGGATGTTCCCCAGTACTTCTTGGCCTGAATTGTTTCCTTCATGGCTCTCACAGTCCtataagaaagagaagaaagatggTCTGTCAGCCATAAGGGAACCGAGATCATTCTGGtggtaacataataataataataataataataataataataataataataataaaactttatttataccccaccaccatctccccacggggactcggggcagctcacatggggcaaggcctggtcaacatagttcacaaaagtaacaacgtgaatacattagcacaatatacacaggttaaaacacaataaggtaataaaacaagagttaatacatcaataataatatcaaacaaccaccaatacaattcagtcaacttcataggtgagggaactgcagcagcaataataagaaGAACCTAGTAAACatgggagacagggccttcttggtggctccaCCCTAAAGAAGCTGGCCTGTGCCCCTCTACAATGCCCTTCCAACAACAggcaaaggctttttttttttttacacttccacAAGTCTTTGGAAACCATCTGTTAATGATCAAAGCATGTTCAATCATGTATTGTTTTGTccatatttattttcaaaacattacCTTTGTGAGAGACTACAACCACCAGAATCCCGCACATTATATATTCTATTTATAAAATAAACACAGCGGGACTTATATTCCCTGGGGATTGGTTCTAGGAcccaaatctgtggatgctcatccCGTTATATACAATGGTGCAGTAAAATAATAGTGTCCCTAAATGAAGCTTTggtttttgaattaaaaaaaaaaaacatttccaagctGTGAATGGTAAGGTCTGCAGATGCAGAGTCCATTGGCATGGAAGGCCAACTATCCATTAATATTGCCACCTGTTGCACTGCCACCAAGTTTGCTTAATACAATTAATGTCTGACAATCAGTCAGAAAAAAATTCTGTGTACAATTTGTCCCAAAGTTTATGTATATACCCGGATTATACTACCTAACCTGACAGGGTGGGCCATAACCCATAAAAACTCGTGCCATGAACTATGCACTTCCTAAATTGGACTGTGCTACTGTAATGACAAAATGGAACCAAGGTGGCTGACAGTCTCCTTCTGGATCAAGGATTTTGCCTCTGGAGATAATGCagcacatgtttttaaaaagggcccatctacactgaccatttcatgcagtttgaagctagcttcaaaccaCAACAACCAGACAACAAATTCCAACCAAAGCACATGAacgcccttaatgcacatcagccAGTCAGCAGTGCTTCCCATGTACAATGTTGCCCCACTTATACATATACTTAAGTTATACAGCATGTTTCAAAATAATGGACTCAAtatcaaagcagtatatttcatgatggcaacatcTTActaattacacaaaaagttacaaacagCTTAATGT
This sequence is a window from Anolis carolinensis isolate JA03-04 chromosome 6, rAnoCar3.1.pri, whole genome shotgun sequence. Protein-coding genes within it:
- the senp3 gene encoding sentrin-specific protease 3 — encoded protein: MKETIQAKKYWGTSPGLHDALGHRDKICRPSQEWGQPEPKRRGGGGCFEGNRRLAYASKQSPGFGPMSSGSDEEDKGKWGLPCMSGWGVAGGASNSTPNKSGSRGKVARSGGRAWPFEVKAGANSRGRPALLGGTLRRHGSRRRRQRALQAFRMLLYSKSSSFAFHWKLWGKMASKARRRPGTKRARSSLSLSPGSQPDDDHLPLYKKSCPLVGEEDCQGGAKRRPRPFKPHPPSEPHLDYGLDGAFPAPSSGPQTPRLGLLGALMEDTASYPQYVELQRVSFDRDPGSMEMDEDETDAMLKFPTGGTPASPRSRKAGEAELSLDGDRGPLDALPNGFSSLAPDGDLCSLPGVTDATILISNVCSIGGRAAEELFQGPRDKERLLDPAGMRLEAGAQQAEPAIESGQERLAEKAAQHSPLREEHITCVHNILDEFLQMYGSLIPISVDEVVEKLEDIFQLEFSTPQRKGMVNQLIQSYQRMPGNAMVRTFRVTYKRHVVTMDDLQTLYGPNWLNDQVMNMYGDLVMDTVPEKVHFFNSFFYDKLRTKGYEGVKRWTKNVDIFNKELLLIPIHLEVHWSLICVEVKKKKITYLDSQRTLNRRCPKHICKYLQAEADKKNRPDFRDGWRGVFQMNIARQNNDSDCGAFVLQYSKYLALGLPFTFTQQDMPKLRRQMYKELCHCKLIA